In the genome of Cupriavidus taiwanensis, the window GACACGCCGGATCGGATCCAGGAAGAACTGACGTTGCTGCTCACGCTAGGCCCCGCGGGGGATGACCGCCCGCAGCTCCGGGAGGTGCTGACAATCTACGTGCGGGCCTCGCGCTGAGCGAGTAGGTAGGGGGCGCGCCGCAATGCTTCTCGGCGCATTCTACCTGCTGCGCTGTGAGCTCAATACCGCGCAAGCACTGGGTGAAAGGCTGATCGACCCCGCGCACGGAGCGCAGGATTCCAGCTGACTGAAGCACATCAAGTGCTTGGATCGACCGTGTTCCGCTTGGGCGAATTCAGGGCGGCCCGTGCCCACATGGAGCAGGCTTTGAGTTGGTTGCCTTGGATCGGCACATCTTTTGGCGATTGTTGACCGTGGAAATGATCGACAGGCCTCGCGCTTGCTGTTTGATGCGTAGCACCGGAGTTTTCGATTGGCGCGAAGCTGCGCCTGCGCACGTCTTCGGATGGCGGTCCGGCCTCATCGCCCCAGCGGCACGCTGTGCGGTCTCCAGATAGTCTGGGCCGCCCTTGGGCGCGCGTCGCATGAGCGCATTCTCATATCGGCCAGTTTCATTTCAGCCATATGTGGACAATGCACAATTTTTGGAAAACCCCGATCGCCAATTCAATAGCCATGGAGCTACGTAGAGGGGCATGCATGGCACTTGGTGGCACTCGCAAGGCAAGGCTTGACATGATTGTGTCAGCATAGCATACTAGGTATATCTAGATGACGTTCGCCACACCTCTAAGGACAGAGTTGGAAGGAGGCGACTTTGTTGCTATTGCGCCGTTCCCGCAATAGCGGGATCAGCGCGGAGAAATCACGATGAATCAAAATTCCATTCCTGTCAAAATCGCTCGCCCACTTCCGCCTGCACCCGATGTCCCTCACGATGAACTTGAGGCGCGCTTGCGGATTATCCGCAAAGAGATGGAGCGAGATCATTTCGACGTGATCGTCCTTTCCGATAAGAAGAACATCCAATATTTCGCAGATTTTCACACGCTATCTTGGGCGTACAAAGCTCGACCGGTCTTCGGAATTATCACCGCAAATGACTTCTTTGTGTTGGGCAGCAAGACCGAGTCAAAGAATGTCAATTTAAAGCCTCGAGCATTTACAGCACAATATTATGACGGATACCTCGCTGAGGCCGTCGAGCTGGTGGTGAATAGCATTTGCAAGTCCTGCAAAGGCATTGCGCCTAGAATTGGCCTTGATTATGGGCAGGATATGGTCGGGGTCGGTTCATTAGAGCTCGTCGATACGCTGAATAATCTGTCTTCGGGCGGTAAAGTGCTGACCGCTGCGCAGACACTCTGGCGCGTTCGTCTTATCAAATCACCTTTTGAAGCTTCGCTAAAACGTACTGCGTTCGCTATCGTAAATGACGCCTTCGATCGCGCCATTGCAGACGCGCGCCTTGGGATGCCGGAGTACGAACTTTACCAGCGTATGCAAGCTGAAATTTTTCTGAATGGTGCCGAAAGCGCTGATCAGATAGCGATGCTATTCAGTAAAGGCGATTTCGCCTATGGCCGCCAACCTAGTGAAAGGCGGCTGGAACCAGGGCATTATATTTGGACGGACTTTCGAGCAACCTATGGCGGGTACCCAGCGGACAGAAACCGTACCGCACGAGCGGGTGAACCGGAGCAGTGGGAAAGAGAGACCTACACGCTTATGCGGGATTTGACTCATGCTCTCGCGCGTTCCGTCAGAGGTGGCATGACGTGCGCAGACGTCTACGCCAATTTTGGCAGACTGTGGAATAAATTCAAGCCTGGTCAGTTATATGGGGCGGTCTCTCGAATCGGTCATGGTGGCGGCATGGACGTGACTGAACCACCATCGCTTTCCTCCAGTGACCACACCGAAATCCGCCCTGGCATGATCCTACATATCGAGCCAAAGCTAGAACGAGATGGCGCAGTGTTCCAATTCGAAGAAGTGATATATGTGCGCGATGATGGCGTTGAATTCCTATCAGCACTGTCGCCAGAAGTAATTCCCGTGATTCTTTAAATAAAGGCTTAGTAATGTCGACACCAACGCGTATTTGGTCGCCGATCGATTTCAATCGTGACGGAAAGCAGTCCGATTGCCTACGGTTGCCGATTTCAACCGACCTATCGGCCTATGGCTGGATTCCAATTCCGGTTGTTTGTATCCGCAATGGCGACGGACCGACAGCGGTTCTCATCGCCGGAACGCACGGCGACGAGTATGAAGGGCAGATAGCCTTAATGGAGCTCGCGCGTTCTGTCGAGCCGAGCCAGATCCACGGCAGGATCATCATTCTTCCCGCACTTAACTATCCGGCTGTCGAGGCTGGGCGGCGCGTGTCCCCTATTGACGAGGGTAATCTAAACCGCGTCTATCCGGGAAAGGCACATGGTACCGCGACAGAAATGATCGCGCATTATGTTACTGAAGTCATCTTGCCCCTGGCGGATGTTGTTGTAGACCTTCATTCCGGAGGACGCTCACTTGAATATCAGCCTTGTGCTCTAATTCGTCCGTCTGCAGATCGTGAGCGCCATCGACAACTGCTAGAACTAGTGAAGGTTTTTAGCGCACCCGTGAGCTATTTGACTGATGGCAACGGCGGGGGAGGCAATACCACCTTAGCCGCAGCGGCCGAACTGTTGGGCGTCCCTGTCATCACGGCAGAGTTGGGAGGTGGTGCAACTTACCGTCAGAAGGGGAAAGACATCGCCAGTTCGGGTGTCAGACGACTTCTCAGCCATTTGGGGATTCGAAAGGACCGCGAAGTTGCTGTGGCCGATGAAACCCGCATGACTGACGTTCCGGGCCGGGAATATTATCTCTACGCCGAATCTGATGGGCTATTTGAACCGGCAGTTGCCGTCGGAGTTGATGTGACAGCGGGGCAGCATGCGGGGTACTTGCACTCATTCTGTCGCCCGACGGAGCCTCCAATCGCGCTGTCTTTTCCCGCTTCCGGGCTTATTGCGTGTCATCGTTTTCCAACCCTTACGCGGCGCGGCGACTGCCTTTACGGATTGATGCGAGACATTTCGGATAACTGAACTAGGCAATGACGATGAGCGGGACATCACTTAACTTGTACATCACCGGCATGAATTGCATCCGGTGCGGCACCTCGCATCCCATCGCCGACTATTTTGAAGGGTGCCCCGCTTGCTTGGCGGAGGGCTTTCCCGTTAGTGTCGCGCCACACTACGAGAAAGTCCCACACACTTATGACCGTGACCACCCTGAAGCATGGTTGGCCTATCCTGGCGGACCCTTCCTCGGCGAAGGGAGGACTCCGCTTGTTGCGTTACCTAAGTTGGCTGAGGAAATTGGCATTCGGGCGCTTTTCGCGAAGAACGAAAGTGCCAATCCGACCGGCTCCCACAAGGATCGGATGAGTGCTCTCTTTGTTCGGCGCGCTAAAGAAATCGGCGCGACCACCGTTTCAGCGGCGTCTAGTGGTAACGCCGGCGTCTCGCTCGCCGCATATGCAGCACGCGCTGGACTACGATGCGTGGTCGTCACTACGCCAAAAATGAGTGGCAACTGGCGCCGCGCTGTAGAAATGCATGGGGCTGAGCTGATCGCCACTGCGACTCCGGAGGAACGATGGGAACTTATTCGTCGTAAAGCCGTTGCGGGAGAGTGGTATCCGGCTACGAACTATTTGACACCTCCTGTGGGAAGTAATCCGTTTGGCGTAGACGGCTACCGAGCGATCGCGCTGGAATTATATGGTCAATGTGATGCTGATGCTCGGCCGACTGACATCATCGTCCCGACAGCGAGAGGCGACATCCTATGGGGTATCGCACGGGGTTATCTGGACCTTAAGAAGGCAGGCCTTGTTCCAACGGTGCCGAAGGTGCATGCCGTGGAGCCGTTTCCTCGAATCGCCCGGGTCTTCGATGGTGCAGACTTGCGAGGTGATTTCCCGGGGGAATCGAAAATGGCTTCAATTGGCGGATCTACTGTAACCTATCAGGCGCTGGAGGCATTGCGCTTGACCGGTGGAAGAATCGCGACCGTCGATGAGGCCGCGGTTATTAGTGATCAGCGGAAATTGGCACAAGCGGGACTCTATGCGGAACTTTCCAGTGTAGCAGCGCTGTCTGGCGTCAGGAGACTTGTCCGCCAGCGAACCGTTTCTTCCGAAGCACATGTGGTGCTCGTTGTTACTGCGCATGGGTACAAAGAGGACGCCCCTTACGATCACCCACTACCGATTGTTTCTGTCGAAGGAGGGCACAGTATCACTCGAAGCCGTCATGGGGAGCGCGCGAAGTTGACTGACTTGACAGCATACACCCACTATTGACCTATACTCTTTTGTCCGCGTTGTTGAAGTTAACCAGGATGACCCAGTGAACAAAAAGGGCTCGTCGGAACTGGTACCCATCGTGTTTCCATCATGCCATGGAATCCTATGAATCAGTGTAAGCTCCAAATGACAGCATCAGAACTCAAGCAAGGTGACAGTGGGGTGGGAGACGCTGACTCTCGTGAAAAAAAAAGGCCGGTTCTGGGAGTCATCAAGCTTGACTCCGGTGACGAAATGAAACAATCGTGCGAGAGTGGCCATGAGTCAGTGATGCCTTTCATGGTGGACGACCCAGCTCTATGGCCGGTGCCTTTAAGCAAGACCATTGCACAGGGTGCCGATGCAGTGTCCAACAAGATTCCGACTACCGCCGCTGCCAATGGCATTTTGGAGGCAGCTAAGCGACTCGATGGACGCACCGATCTGATCATCGGGAATTGCGGCTATATGTGGGCGTCCCGTGAACACCTATATGGGCAAACAGCTACGCCCGTATTGACCAGTGCGCTCGAATTTCTCGACCTCGCATTGCGCATGACTAAGTCGCCTGTTGGGATTATCACGTGGGACGCGAAGCCGCTTGTACCTCTATTGAAGAATCATTCGGGGTTTGACCGCCTTCGTTTTCTTAGCATCAATGACCTGCCTGACTGGGCGAACTGGGTCTTTGACCGGTGCGCCGACGAAAATCCATGCCGTTGGAGCAAAGACGGTATGGCCAGACAGTTGACTGAGTGCCTGGTTGAGGCGTTCGATAAGGACGGGGCTTTCAATAACATCGGTGTCTTGGTGCTGGAATGCACGTTGGTTCCGGATTTTCGGAAAAAAATCCGTGAAGTCACCTCTATTCCTGTATTAGATCTTCTTAATTTCGCGAAAACGGCACTAGCATAGGGTTTCTGGAGTAACGGTTCGGATATCGGATGATAGTCTTTCGCAGATCAGTTGCTAAAATGGCGCAATAAGCGCCACCTACTACAAGCAGGGGGCAAAGATGGTTTCATTCTCAAAAATGTTTATATATATTGCTGTGGCCATTGGCATGACGGCCTCAACGGCCGCGACGGCTCAGCAGACTAAGGAACGTGTTCTGCGAGAGAGTAGTATCAAGATTGGTATAACCAACAATTCGCCTTGGTCGTTTATTAATCCTGATGGCAGTGTTTCCGGTGTTCACCCGGACTTGATTAGGGCAGTTTTACGGCCCCTAGGAATCAAGAGCTTTGAATTTGTTAATATGGAGTTTGGCGCGCTTATTCCGAGCGTGCTTGCGAAAAAAGTCGACGTTGTTGCGGCCGGTATGGGTATCACCGCACCTCGGTGCAAGCAAGTAATTTTCAGTAACCCAGATCTTGCTAGCGTCGATGGGATGCTTGTTTTGAAAGGTAATCCGCTTAAAATTCACAGCTATGAAGATGTTATCGGCAATTCGGCCATTCGAATGGGCGGTGGTCGGGGCAGCTCCAATACCGAGAATGCAGTAGGCGCAGGCATTCCTCGAGAGCGGATGCAGTTGTTCCAGAGTGTTGATTCTGGAGTCGCCGCGCTCGTCGCGGGACGGATCGACGCTATCACGTTTGGTGCTGCAACTGTTGATACACTTCTTAAACAACCTGCGCTTAAGGATCGTATTGAACGCGCCGTTCCATTTAAAGGGCGCATACTAAAGAACGGTCGTGAGTCCGCTAACTATGGTGCCATGGTGTTTCGGCCCGAGGATGCCGATCTACGCGATGCATACAATGCGAGCTTCGCGAAATTGAAAGCTGATGGCACAGTTAAAAGCATCCTGGCAAAGTACGGTTTTCTGGAAGCACCCGAAGGTCTAACTGTTAAGGAACTGTGCTCGCCTGATTATTACAAGTAAAATGCAAGGGCGCGCGCATGTTCTAGTGCTATATCAGCGTAGTGGTGGCATTGATCCAATCATCTGATTGCGCGCACCGTATCCCGGAATCCGTGTCGAGGTGGATGGAATGGCGTCTTGCAACTTGGTCGGCCGGTTGTCCTCAACGCTATGCCACGCTCAATCGGGCGGCTCGGCGAAGCGGCCTGATGTGATCGCAACATAAACATGCCAGCTTGGCTCGGACATGGCGTATGACCCAGAAGCTAGTTAAGCCACAGCTCGGAGAAGCTGGACCGCCAGATCGAACTACTTGAACTGCGTTTTGAAGAACTCGAGGCCGACGAACACGCGGCACCGATCGAGATTCCCCAGGACGCCGCGCACGGTGCCGGAACAGGCGCAACGCAAGCCGTTGCCGGAACCGCATGCGGCGCAGCTTAGCGATCAGCAACTTGAGATGTTCGATTTCGGCCTTGTCCGTTGCCGCCCCCTGCCTTCTGCGATTTTACCAAGTCTTCCAGATGCCCGATGCATGCATCCCAGATGCCCGATGCATGCATCGCGGGTACGGTTCACCCACATAGGTAACAGAACAGTTCAAGCACATAGGTAACAGTTTTCTACCCTGCATGGGCGACTGCCACCGGGAGATGCCCATGCCCTGGAGTGAGCTCACACCTATGGAACAACGATTGTTGTTTGTTATCGATCAGCTGCAACGCAGGGATAGCGTGAGTGCGTTGTGCGAGCGCTATGGCATCAGCCGCAAGACCGGCTACAAGTGGATCGAGCGGTATGCGAACGAAGGCCTCAACGGGCTGAACGAAGGCAGCCGCTGCCGGCATGACCAAGAGCGGATTGCCTATCCGATCCGCCAGGCGGTCCTGCAATTGCGCGGGCATGGCGGCACGGAGTTGGGGCCGAAGAAGATCCAGAAACGGCTGGCCGAGCGGTTTGGCGAGGCCGAGGTACCCTCTCGCACGACGATCTACAACATCCTCAAGGCCGCAGGTCGGATCGAGCCGCGGCACAAGCGCCGGCGCGTGGCGCGGTACGGCACGCCACTGCGCTCTGCGCGCGAGCCCAACGGACTGTGGAGCGCGGATTTCAAGGGGCAGTTCCTGACTGCGGACCAGTGCTGGTGCTATCCGCTCACGGTGATGGACCACGCGAGCCGATACCTGCTGGGCTGCAAAGGCCTGGGCGGGCCGCAACTGGCGCCGACGAAGTCGGCGTTCGAGCGGCTGTTCCGTCGTTATGGGCTACCGGACCGGCTGCGCACGGACAATGGCGTGCCGTTCGCATCGACCAGTTGCGGCGGGCTGACGCAGTTGTCGATCTGGTGGCTCAAGCTGGGGATCGTGCCAGAGCGCATTGCCCCGGGGCGTCCGGAACAGAACGGACGGCACGAGCGCATGCATCGCACGCTCAAGCGCGCGACAGTGTTGCCGCCAGCGGCGACGCTGGCGGCGCAGCAGCGGCGCATGGACGCGTTCCGGCGGTTCTACAACGAAGAGCGGCCCCATGAGGCGCTGAGCCAGCGCACGCCGCACAGTTGCTACACATCCTCGAATCGGGAGTACCCAGCCCGGCTGCCGGAGATGAGCTATCCGAGCTACATGGAGACGCACCGGGTGAGCACCAACGGCTTGCTCAAACGTCGCAATGTGGTGATGTACGTCGGGCACCTACTGCATGGCGAGCTGGTTGGTCTTGAAGCGATCGAGGAAGGTCTCTGGCATGTTCACTTCGGCCCCATCGTGATTGGAGGAATAGATGAACGGAAACCTCACAAGAGATATCTAAGTCTCAAAGTGTTACCCATGTGAGTGAACTCGGCCAAACGAACGCCGCGTGCAAGCCGTTGCATCAGCAAACACATGACATCACCGCTCTACCAAAACACCTTGACCAAACCGC includes:
- a CDS encoding integrase core domain-containing protein, with product MPWSELTPMEQRLLFVIDQLQRRDSVSALCERYGISRKTGYKWIERYANEGLNGLNEGSRCRHDQERIAYPIRQAVLQLRGHGGTELGPKKIQKRLAERFGEAEVPSRTTIYNILKAAGRIEPRHKRRRVARYGTPLRSAREPNGLWSADFKGQFLTADQCWCYPLTVMDHASRYLLGCKGLGGPQLAPTKSAFERLFRRYGLPDRLRTDNGVPFASTSCGGLTQLSIWWLKLGIVPERIAPGRPEQNGRHERMHRTLKRATVLPPAATLAAQQRRMDAFRRFYNEERPHEALSQRTPHSCYTSSNREYPARLPEMSYPSYMETHRVSTNGLLKRRNVVMYVGHLLHGELVGLEAIEEGLWHVHFGPIVIGGIDERKPHKRYLSLKVLPM
- a CDS encoding M24 family metallopeptidase; this translates as MNQNSIPVKIARPLPPAPDVPHDELEARLRIIRKEMERDHFDVIVLSDKKNIQYFADFHTLSWAYKARPVFGIITANDFFVLGSKTESKNVNLKPRAFTAQYYDGYLAEAVELVVNSICKSCKGIAPRIGLDYGQDMVGVGSLELVDTLNNLSSGGKVLTAAQTLWRVRLIKSPFEASLKRTAFAIVNDAFDRAIADARLGMPEYELYQRMQAEIFLNGAESADQIAMLFSKGDFAYGRQPSERRLEPGHYIWTDFRATYGGYPADRNRTARAGEPEQWERETYTLMRDLTHALARSVRGGMTCADVYANFGRLWNKFKPGQLYGAVSRIGHGGGMDVTEPPSLSSSDHTEIRPGMILHIEPKLERDGAVFQFEEVIYVRDDGVEFLSALSPEVIPVIL
- a CDS encoding threonine synthase, with translation MYITGMNCIRCGTSHPIADYFEGCPACLAEGFPVSVAPHYEKVPHTYDRDHPEAWLAYPGGPFLGEGRTPLVALPKLAEEIGIRALFAKNESANPTGSHKDRMSALFVRRAKEIGATTVSAASSGNAGVSLAAYAARAGLRCVVVTTPKMSGNWRRAVEMHGAELIATATPEERWELIRRKAVAGEWYPATNYLTPPVGSNPFGVDGYRAIALELYGQCDADARPTDIIVPTARGDILWGIARGYLDLKKAGLVPTVPKVHAVEPFPRIARVFDGADLRGDFPGESKMASIGGSTVTYQALEALRLTGGRIATVDEAAVISDQRKLAQAGLYAELSSVAALSGVRRLVRQRTVSSEAHVVLVVTAHGYKEDAPYDHPLPIVSVEGGHSITRSRHGERAKLTDLTAYTHY
- a CDS encoding succinylglutamate desuccinylase/aspartoacylase family protein, with protein sequence MSTPTRIWSPIDFNRDGKQSDCLRLPISTDLSAYGWIPIPVVCIRNGDGPTAVLIAGTHGDEYEGQIALMELARSVEPSQIHGRIIILPALNYPAVEAGRRVSPIDEGNLNRVYPGKAHGTATEMIAHYVTEVILPLADVVVDLHSGGRSLEYQPCALIRPSADRERHRQLLELVKVFSAPVSYLTDGNGGGGNTTLAAAAELLGVPVITAELGGGATYRQKGKDIASSGVRRLLSHLGIRKDREVAVADETRMTDVPGREYYLYAESDGLFEPAVAVGVDVTAGQHAGYLHSFCRPTEPPIALSFPASGLIACHRFPTLTRRGDCLYGLMRDISDN
- the ehuB gene encoding ectoine/hydroxyectoine ABC transporter substrate-binding protein EhuB gives rise to the protein MVSFSKMFIYIAVAIGMTASTAATAQQTKERVLRESSIKIGITNNSPWSFINPDGSVSGVHPDLIRAVLRPLGIKSFEFVNMEFGALIPSVLAKKVDVVAAGMGITAPRCKQVIFSNPDLASVDGMLVLKGNPLKIHSYEDVIGNSAIRMGGGRGSSNTENAVGAGIPRERMQLFQSVDSGVAALVAGRIDAITFGAATVDTLLKQPALKDRIERAVPFKGRILKNGRESANYGAMVFRPEDADLRDAYNASFAKLKADGTVKSILAKYGFLEAPEGLTVKELCSPDYYK